TTCTACAAGAAAGTCGATCGCGTCAAAGGGGAAAATTATCCTCCCGCTGATGTATTGACTGTTGCCTTCTTGCCATTCTCCGCATCTGCAGTGTTTTGGATCCTGCCTAGTCCATTAAACTTAGGATTGATCGGGGTTTCTTTCTTATACTCTTTATATCTTTGCTTTGTAGGGATGAAGCGGGTCAGCGGTTCCGAATCTAAAGAAACACTTTTGTTTTTTCTTGTGGGCATTGCGTATCTATTAAGTATTTCTTTAGCGTTCACCTTTGTTTATAATATTATAAGGACCTTATTGAATTGAAAATCCATCTTGTCGGTATTGGCGGGATCGCCATGGGAAATTTGGCTTCTATGTTGAGAAGTTTGGGCCACGAGGTCTCTGGCTCCGACGCGGGAGTTTATCCTCCCATGTCCGACAAGTTAAAAGAATGGGGAATTCCATACGCCGAAGGATTCGATGCAGAGAGAGTTAAAGGAAAGGATCTAATCGTAATCGGTAATGCGATCTCTAGAGGAAATCCTGAGGTCGAAGAAGTTTTAAACTCCGGCTTGGAATACGCGTCTATGTCCTCCGCTTTAGAGAAATATATTCTCGCAGGCAAGAAGGTAGTAGTCGTTACCGGAACTCATGGAAAAACCACGACTACCTTTATGATCCATCATCTTTTGAAGGAAGTAGGATTAAGGCCAGGTTTGTTTGTGGGAGGAATCCGCAAGGATGGATTTCCGGGATTCGAATTCACAGATGGAAAATACTTTGTGATCGAAGGAGACGAATACGATACCGCGTTCTTCGATAAGGCCTCTAAGTTCTTACATTATCGTCCTACTTACACGATCATGAACGCATTAGATTTTGATCATGCGGATATTTTCAAAGATATAGGCGAGATAGAGACGATGTTCTCTCGTTTGCTTAGATTAGTTCCAGGAAACGGAAAAGTATATTATTGGTCAGGCGCTTCTAACTTAAAAAGAATCTGCGCAGAAGCTTCCAAGTTCGTAAAATCAGAAGCATTCGAATTCAATAAAAAAGACTCTAAGCTCGTTTGGAAGAAGGGTGATCTATTCTCCGGATCTAGAGTGCTTCGTCCCAGATTCTTCGGAAATCATAACTATAGAAATGCAGAGGTTGCGCTAAGAGTTTGCGAGGATATTCTCAAAGAAGAAAAAATCCAGAACGCAAAAGAAAAACTCTTGGATGCTCTCGAGACTTTTGCTGGAGTCAAGAGAAGACAGGAGATATTATTCGAGTCTCCTCGTAGTATTTTGATCGAAGACTTTGCACATCATCCTGTGGCTGTCGAAGAGACGATCAAATCAGTGAAACAAAGATTTCCTGGATTTAAGATCATCAGCTTATTCGAACCTCGCAGTGCAACTTCTCATAGGAATGTTTTTCAAAAAGAGTACTCTTTTGCATTCAAAGGCTCTGCTGTGACTATGATCACTGAGATCTTCAATCTGAAAAAGGTCTCCAAGGACAATCGCTTGGACGTTAAAAAGCTGATCTTGAAACTTCCCAAGCATTCAGGAACTCTTCCTTTTTACTGCAAAGACCCCAAAGATCTAGTACATAAACTTAGGAAAATCCTTCCCCAATTCGAGAAGGATAAAATCCTGATCTTAGCGATGTCCAATGGGGCATTCGGCGGTATTTATCCTTCCTTAAAGGAATTGGTCGGGTCCAGAAAATGAATCTATCGGAAGAATTAGATAAGATCTTTGAAGAAGCCAATCGTTTGATCGGATCTTCCGTAGATGAGGCGGATCTGGACAAAAACAAGAACGAGTATCTTGGCAAGAAGGGCAAGCTTACCTCCGTTCTAAAGAATCTCGCTGCTCTTTCCATCGAGGAGAAGAAGACTGTAGGCCAAAAGGCAAATGATCTTTCTCGCAATTTAGAAGATATCGTAGCAAAGACCAGAGAAGACCTGAAAGTAAAAAGTTTCAGAGAGCAGTCCGAGAAGGAATGGTTCGACGCGCTTAGACCTTTGGGAGAAGCGGAACCAGGAACACTTCATCCAATTACAAAAATCCAATATGAAATAGAGGACATTTTCACCTCTATGGGATTCGAAGTTTGGGATGGTCCGGAAGTAGAGACTGATTTCAATAATTTCGGCGCCTTAAATTTTACGGATGATCACCCTGCAAGAGACATGCAGGACACATTCTATCTAGAAGACGGAAATCTGCTTAGGACTCATACTTCTGCAATTCAAGTAAGAGCATTACGAAAACTGAAACCTCCTTTTAAGATCATAGGTCCTGGTCGAGTCTTTCGTTATGAAGAAGTGGATGCTTCTCACGAGACCAGCTTTTATCAGATAGAAGGAATGGTAGTAGGTAAGGATATTTCTGCGGGAAATATGCTCTATACCATGGAAGTCTTACTCTCCAAAGTTTTTGAAAAAGAAGTCAAGACACGTCTCCGTCCAGGATTCTTTCCTTTCGTAGAACCTGCATTCGAATTAGATATCAATTGCCAGGTTTGTGGTGGAAGTGGCTGCTCCGTATGCAAACACTCCGGCTGGTTAGAGCTCATGCCTTGTGGACTCGTACATCCGAACGTTTTTAAACTGAATGGATTAGATCCGAAAGAATGGACCGGATTCGCTTTCGGGCTCGGACTAGATCGTCTAGTCATGATGCGATACGGGATCCACGATATCCGCTATCTTCATTCCGGAAATCTAAGGTTCTTAAAGCAATTCTAATATGGTAATCACTCCGATCCAAACTCGATGGAACGATTTGGATCCCTTTGCTCACGTCAATAATGCAAGATACATGTCCTATCTCGAGATAGGAAGAGTGGACTATTGCTCAAAAAGATTTTCAATCAAGGATATCTACGATGTTCCTTTCTTACTCGCAAGGATAGAAGTGGATCTGATTAAAGCAGTAGAGTTGATGGATCCGATTGAGGTCTGCACTTGTGTTTCTAAAATAGGGAACAAGTCCTGGGAGTTTACTTCTATCATTCGTCATGTAGAAACCAAGGAAACATTTGCGAAAGCGAAGACTGTTCAGGTTTCCTATGATCATCGCAATAAGGCTTCAGTCATTATTCCTGATTGGATCCGTAAGATCTTAGAAGAAGATCAAAAGAAGTTCGAAGAATTTTCCTTAGCCTGAATTCAATTTGCTAGCCGAAGCATCTCGCCTTTAACTAAACCTTTTTCATTGCCCTATCAAAATCATCGATATTTGGTTTCTTACCGTGGTCGATTTATACTGAAGAATGTATACGAATCCTTTTTTAGATCAAAGAATGTCATGTAGAGCTGTATTTAGTATGAAAGGAATCTTTACGAAAACCTATGATCCGAGCTAGATTAACTAAGATACATCATTGGATTTTTTATCTCCTACTTCTATTCGGACTCGCTTTAGGTTGCAGTGAGAAAGGAAAGCATCTTCCGAGTCGCGAAGAATTGAATCACAATATTCTCGGCCCAAAACATAACTTCATCTTTCAGATAGCGAAAGGAGAGATTACTTATTACGAAAGAGAATCAGATATTTTTTCGGAATGGGGAACATTCTCTATAAGTTTGAAAGATCAAAAAAATTCAGAACAGATTCTTTCGATTTTTAAAAATAAAGCCGTTTCAAACGGATGGAAGTACGATAAAGAAGGTTGTGATCAACATATACTATCTACAGTTGCGGATCAACCTGGTTGCATCCAATTTCGCTATCATTTCAAGGATGATCCGCAGTCTGTCTTCTTATTGCATGTCGTTCGCGAAAACGAAGTTCTTAAAATCTTTTATAGACTCGATGGAAATTGACCTGTCATAGAACTTCCATCTCGGTTCAAATGAAATGTTCTTAATCCATCGGAAGTTCTAGAGGCTTTCCTGTTTCTGCTAAACTTTTGATGGACGAAAGCACTCTTGCCCATCCCCCGTCTGCAGAGCGTTGGTAAGAAGGATCGCCTTCTTTGATCTGATCATTGATCAAGATCAAGCGGGTCAATTTTCCAAAGGCCTCCAGTTTATAGATAGTTCTGGATTCGAAATCAGCATAATGAGCTCCATATACTGAGCCTACCACCATACTTGTGGATAAGAGTTGGTTTGGAATGATCTCCAAGATCTTTCCTTCTACGTGAGAGGTTCTGTCTCCTGCAATTCCAGGACCGATGTAGGCGTACTTGCTTCCTATTTTAAAATCGGATTCTATTCCGCAGCCATGAAAGATCTTACCGCTTTCTTCTTTAGATACTAGAATCTTCCAAACTTCTTCAGGCTTCGCAGCTATATAGATCTCATATTTGATTTCCATTTCAGTCTCCTTGGAAATATGCAATGCGATTCGCTTTGCAATTGATAGAAGTAGAATACCAATCTACTAAACAAAAAGATTGTAAAAACGCGACAAGTACCGTAATTTTAGCAAATCAAGAAGGCGATTTTGAAAACCGATTTGAGAAAACCTAGAGGGATCATTCGATCCATGGCCGGAGAAAATTGGAATCTTACCTTAAGTGCACCTTCCGATTCTCTCAGCTTTTATGTAGAGCATTATTGGTCTGTTCGATGGGACATGAGTGAATCAGGGCCGATGGTGCAAGAGAATCTTCCTCATCCGACAGTTCATTTAGTATTCGAAAAAGATAATACTAAGATCTTCGGAGTCGTGAGCGGTAGATTTACAAAATCGCTTGAGGGAAAGAACAGAGTCTTCGGTATCAAATTTCGTCCCGGAGCCTTCTATCCATTCTATAAAAAGCCAGTATCCGATTTTACGGACAAAGAGATCACGATTGAGCAAGTTTTCGGGGTTTCTACAAAACCGCTCGAGGACGAGGTTTTCAGTTTAGAGTCTGAATCGGATCTAGTTCATTCCGCAGAAGATTTTTTATACGAAAGACTGCCTGAGGAAAAAGACGAAAATATAGCTCTGATCAATCAACTTGTAGAAAGAGTGATTGCTGATCGTTCCATTCTAAAGGTCGAAGATCTTTCGGAGATCTCGGGACAAGGGATACGCAATCTGCAGAGGATATTCAATCAGTATGTGGGAGTCAGTCCTAAGTGGGTGATCAATCGATACCGTATGCATGAGATCTTAGAAAGGATTACGGAGAATACGGATTGGGTCCGGCTTGCTATGGACCTGGGATATTTTGACCAGGCTCATTTCATCAAAGACTTTAAAAGAATGGTGGGCAAGAGTCCTGAAGAATATTCCAAGAGTGCTCACTCCACACAGTTGACCTGACATTCTGCTCCCGCAGTCTTTAAGATCTTTACTATATTAGGATTTTCGTATCTATCTTTCTGAACGGCCCAGTCCATAGGGGTCCAACCGTTATTGTCCTTCTCATTGACTCTGGCACCAGCTCTAAGAAGAAGTTTCAAGGCTTCCTGATCACCGCTTTCTGCAGCCTTATGCAAAGGCGTCCATCCGTCGTCATTCTTCATGTTTACGTCAGCGCCTCTTTGAAGCAGCATCACAATTATCTCCGGATAATTTACGGAGAGATGTAAAGGAGTCATTCCATCGTTACGAGTGACATTTGGATTCGCGCCAGATCTCAAGAACAAACCTGCAAGTTCATAGAAGCCATGAGCAACCGCTCTGTGAAGGGGAGTTTCTCCATCTCCGTTCTTTGAATTCAATTCAGCACCGATTTGTAAAAGAAAACTGGAGACCTCATAGTAACCGAAACCTGCTGCCTTATGAAGAGGAGTGTTTCCCAAATAGTCTTTTGTATTTGGATCAGAACCTCTCAATACGAAGCGAACTATCTCATCTAGATTTCTTTGGCGAATGGATTCAAAGAATTGCAGATCCAGATCTGAATTTGCCTTTAAGGAATTTCTAAGTGTCTTTAAAGAATCCGCACCGATCAGAATTGTATCATTGCTCGCCAATTTCTCAGCTGCAGTCTTATTTGAATTGGAATCGATGGTATTTGGATTTGCCCCGAGTTTAATACAGGCATCTATTTCGATCTTGGATTTTTTATCGATGGCTTCCAAGAGAAGAATGTCTGCTTTAGATTGATCGAATAAATTCTCTCCCACCTTTGAGGCGGTCTTATTTCGGAACTGATTAAAATATTTAATCTGTTCCTCCGAAACGAACTCAGATCTACCAAGAGTCTCCAACACTGCTCTGAAACCGTCTCGTATCTTTTCAGTGTAGATCCTTTTTTGTTCAGGATCGGATTCTAATCCTTCTGCTAAGAAAGACTTCTCCAAACTTTGATAATATCCGGAGAGTTTACTTTGCAGATAAGAACGTCCGGTGATCTCGGAGGTAACTATCTTTCTTTCAATTCTCGCTTTCAAAGCAGTGAAGTCTAGATTGTTTTTCAGTTTCGAGAGTTCGTTTCGAATAGATCTGTAACTCTGGATGGCTCCAGTAAAGTCGAAGTCAGAGTATTTGCGGTCTCCTTCCTTCTCCTCCAAACCGAAAATTGCAAAATTCATTTTCTCGATCCGATCATCTAACGCTTTTTCGAATTCCTTTAAACGATATGGTTCCGGGGCTTTATTTAGATAAGAATGCTTTAGCTTTTTGTAATCCGAATTTAGGCTCTTTAAGGCCGAGGCTTCTCCTCCTTGCGTTGCCTTGGAATCCAGATCGGTCAAAGAATCTTTGTAAGATAAGAAATAAGAAGTAGAGATCTTGGAACGAATCGCCTTCAAGTAATCTGAAATTTCCTTCTTTGATTTTTCAGATAATCTTTCTTCTAAAGCAGCTAAGATCTGAGTATATTCAGAAACGGATCGATCGTATTTCTTTTCCTTAACGAGTTCGTCCGCATTGGAAAGCTTGGGTCGTATCGCATCCAAGAGACCTTTTGCATTTACATCTTCCGTTTTGAAATCTAAGGCATTGATCTCGCCGTTTTTATCGGTTTGTATCTTGAAATGAGAGAACTCCACCTTATCGCTAGGTCCCGGATAAGCAGCCGCGAAATTGATCGTATACTTTGGATCTATGAGTTTACGTCCTGCCTCCGAAGAATAGTAATCGATCTGATATTCAGGAAACTCTAGATCGAAAGAAGTTTTGATGGTATAGGTTAGCGCGAAAGAATCTCTTTTTTGAGAACGTAAATTAATTTTATACCCTTTGTCCGATGGGAATATGGTTCCTGAGATCAATTCATCTGCGTCTATCGCGTCCGCGATCTGCTTCATACAAATCTCATCGCTGCAATTTTGCCTTTGTTTCAACTCTGCTTGTTTGAGAAGAGCCGCTAAAGAATCATCATCCGCAATATTGTATTTTCCTTCGAAATTATGCAGGATAGAATTGATTACTCCATTCCTAAACCGATTCTCTAAAGCTTTTGGTACTCCGGACTCTAATTTGAAATTGTGCACATAGATTTTTGGTATAGAATTTTCTTTTGAAATAAGAGATCTTTCAAAAACGGAAAGAGAAAAGAATAGAATGCAAATCGCAATAGATCTCGAAAGAATTCGCAAAAGGTTCCAAGATTGTTTATTCTTATTCCTGCGATTCATTTTTCTATCCTTCCGGACAAGGGCCTTGCTTCTATAAGAAGATAGTTCCCGTTGATTTCTTTATTACGAAAATCTAACCCTAAATCTTGTTGGAACTCTCGTAAGAGAGAATACAATCTTCCCGCGTCGAACAATGCCTCAACTTCTACCAAAATCCTTCCGTTTTCTGTTTTTCCTCTTTCTAAAACGGAATTAACTCCTTTCAGGGAACGGATCCTAGAAGCTAGATCCGAATCTACAAATTGATCATAAGAGATCTTTTCTATCTCAATCCGAATAGAATGTCCTCTTTTCCATTCCTCCGATAATTTCTTTTTCAACGTAGGAACTAATTGGGAGAAGATTTGCTCTCTCGCTTTTTCTGTTCCGTATTGCAGATCAATTGCAGGACTTCCGCCATACGCAGTATCCGATACAAGAACTCTGGAGGTTTGGGCTTCTACCAATTTGTATTGAAAACTGGCATAAATAGATCGGAGAGAAGATGCCTCCAAGACCCGATCTCCCTCTCTAACGGAAAAGTTTCCGAAAAGCAAGAGCTCGCAATTCTCTTTTTGAGAAAGATTTTTGGCGAATTCGAATAGATCCGTTTCGGAATTCGGCGGATTTTTAGATGCAGGATCTACTTTTGCGTTCGATGAGTTTTTGGACTTAGGATCCGTTTTTGTAGCAGATGAATTTCTAGATTTAGAATTTCCATCAGAAAGATCGAATTCCTGCAACAGAGAAAGAAGTTTGATCTCGCTCTGAGTGTTTGAAGTCTGCAAAGCAGAGTTTCCTATCTTCTCACTTACGAAGATCAGTATTTTAGGTTTTCCTAAAATCTTATATCTTTCTTCGAGAGCATTCCCTGCTGCCTTTGCATTTACAAAACCGGAGGCAAGAATGTTCGTCTTTCCTTGGGCCTCGTTTTTCTTGAGGATCTTGAAATCTCTCACGAAGCCTTCTCTTGAAGATTGTATTAAAAATTCTTTTGTACCCGAATCCAAGAGAATTGAATTCGATTCTATAAATTCTCCGAGTACTTTATCCAACATGAGAAGCTTTGCATTTCTCTCTGCGTCGATTTGATTTTGACCATCGGCTTCTACTTCTACGTAACCAGGGTCAATAGCAGATTTTTTATCCGCACTGACGCAGGCTCCAAAGGTAAGACTACAAAGCATTAAGAAAACTGAGAATGAGAAGATGCTTTTTACTCTTTGGATATTTTCTCGGTCTGCAAATAAAGAATGGTAGAAGTAAATTTCCAAGACTTATCTCCTATTCTCGATGACGGAAATCATTTTGGACCAATTCGCTTCCGTATAACCGAATTCTTTGAATAGGATCTCTTTCTTTTTGAGCACGAATGTAGTTGGAGTTCCGGGAAAATCCAAGATCCTCATACTGGTCTGGAAACTATCATAATAAACCAAGGCAGGCTTTCTTACTCCTAGATTCTTTGCAAATTCGGAAGCAGAGATCGCGTCGTCGCCTAAAAATACGATCCAAAGATGCAGTCTAGGCTTAGAGTTCGAAGAATTCCATTTTTTAGAATAATCTAATAGATTCGGGACTTCTTCTTTGCAAGGAGGACAGTTCGAGCTCGTGAAATTGATGATTACAAGATCTCCTTCTTTCAAAGTTTCTAGTTCCTGATAGAGAGTTTTTCTCTCCATGTCCAGAGTATAGAGAGGAATATTCGGGATCTCTTTCGTGCTCTGTGCATAGACACTTACGCTTAGAAGTAGATAGATCAGAATTTGCGCGAGGATCTTCATAATAAAAGAAGAATGAAATCGAACTTCTTATGATTAGGACCCGATCCGCAATGGATTTCCTCCCGATATTCCGTATTTTAGGATGAAAGCTACCGGAATCGGAAGAAAATGGGTCTTAGTCTTCTTCTGACGAAAAAGAGAAAATAAAGGATCCGATGAAAGTGAGTACGGACTGGTAAAAGACCCATAACCAAAGTAGTTTGATCGGAAAGACTCCCGTAAATTGGGAGATCGCTAACGCCGGAGCCGCATACGCCGCGATGGAAAAAGAGAATCCCGCAACTAATCCACCCAAGAGCCCGAAAGGAAGAGCGGGTCTGGCAAGGGTCACTAAGATTCCCAAAAAGAAAACTTGGATTAGATCGGCTACGATCGGGCCGACCCAAACGATCTGAGAGATCGGAGTGAAGAAGTTTTTCAAGTTAGGATCATAATAGAAAACGGAAAACAAAAGAGTCCTTAATGTAACGGACGCTATTTCCCAAACTCCAAGGGCTACAAAAAATCTGAGTAAGAATTGATTCCAATCTTTTGTCGTGCGTAAACCCATTCGTTGTTCCTATACTTCGGTTTATAAAACGATCTCTTGTAGGAGTTCCTACAAGAGCTTGCTAAAATAAAAAAGCCCGGGGTTGCCGGGCTTTTCCATCCTTTTTTTAAGAAAGAACTTATTTTCCTACTACGAACACGTAGTTGGTGGTTGCTGATCCTCCGATATTGAGCATCAGTCCGTTTTTAGCTCCTTCTACTTGGTAGTCGCCAGCAGTTCCAGTGACTTGTTTGTAGATGTCTAACATCATTCTCACACCGGAAGCGCCCACTGGGTGTCCCGCTCCGATCAGTCCTCCGGAAGGATTGATTGGTTTCTTACCAGTAAAGTCGATAACGCCATCTTCGATCGCTTCGTGTTCTTTACCAGGTTGAGTGATACCGAATGCAGAGATTGCAGCATACTCGGAAGAAGTGAAGCAGTCATGAGTTTCAAACACATCGATGTCCTTAGTGTTCAGACCGGAACGATCGTATGCATCTTTCACAGTTTGACGAGTCCAAGGGAGAACCCATTTGTCTCCTTTAGATTCAGCAACCTTTGCTTCGAAAGTGATCGGAGCCACTCTGTGTCCCCAACCTTTGATCTTAGGATAAGCGGAAAGTTTAGTTCCTTTCTTCTTAGCGAATTCTTCGGCGTAGTTTTTGTTTGCGAGAACTACGAGAGCAGCACCGTCGGTTACCTGAGAACAGTCGGTGATCGCAAGGCGTCCACCCACTGCCATATTGAATTCTCCGCCACGAGTGTTCGCATGTTCTTTGTTCATGAACCAAGAACGTGTCTGTGCTTTCGGGTTACGTTTTGCGTTAGCGTAATTGATACGAGAAATTTCAGCAAGAGCTCCCATATAACGCTTCTCATCCAACTTGTAACGCTCTAAGAGAACGTCTGCGAGTTTTCCGAAAAGTTTAGGGAAAGGGAATTGAACTCCCTTTGCTTCTTTTTCGTAGTAAGCTGCAGTTCCTAAGAAGTCACCACCTACAGAAGAAGAAACAGTCTTCATGATTTCCATTCCCACTACGATTGCAACATCATAGTCTTTGGAACGAAGTTTGGTTTGAGCAGCGTCCAGAGCGACAGAGCCGGAAGCACAAGCTGCTTCATAACGAGCTCCAGGAACTCCGTAGAAACAAGGATCAACTTCTGTTAAGAAAGCACCCAAATGTCCTTGGACAGCATATTGCTCTCCGTCGAAGTTTCCTACGAATACTCCGATACGATTTTGCTTATTCAATTTTTTGATTTCGTCAGGAGTAAGACCGACTTTTTCTAATCCGTCTTGCACGGCTTCGCGGAATAAGGACATGAAGGTTTTTCCTTCTTTGGTCCAGTTACGCTGAAAGTCTGTTTGTTCTCCGCCGAGTACGTAAACTGCGTCTTTCATTGATTCTTTCCTCCCTTGTTATCCTTTAAAAAGAGAACGAGCATCCAGGATGTCTTTCAGTTGATAGAAAGGTTTTCCTGCTTTCGCCTTTGCCAATATTTCCGGTACCGGAAGTTTAGCCTTAGTGATTAGACTGATTGCTTCCTTAGGTCCGCCTAAGAAGTCTACGAATGCAGATGCTGGAGCCCAATTAAATCCTGTTCCCATTGCAAGGTCAGTCATTTCCTTTGTCTCTACAACTTCTCCTACGAGAGAAAGAGAGTAGCTTACATAGCGAGCGATGAAGTAACGAGCGATATCCGCTTCGAGTCCTTTTGCTTCTTTCACTATGTTCATAGCACCGATATAATCTGCCTCACCCATTCTGCGGTTTGCTTCTTTGATGAAAGGAATATCGAATTTAGGAACCGGAACAAAAAGATCGCCTTTGATATCGTAGTAAAGCTTCTCTTTTTTTCCTTCAGGAGTCTTGGTCATTTTGTAAAGACCTTGTCCCGATTTTCTTCCTAAGTCTCCGCGATCGATCAGCTTCTGGAAATAACCAGGAAGTTTGAATGTAGAATGAGCCGCGTCCTTAGTCATCTCATAGAGGTTGTCTACGATTGCTTTGTGCACGTCCAAACCAACGAAGTCAGCAGTGTCCAGAGGAGCCATTGCTCTTCCGGTGTAACCGCTCATGATTGCATCGATTAGCGCGATACCACCTTTGTCGGAATATTCTTCCGCTTTGATGGCAGCCTCGTTAATAAGCTGGAATCCGATTCTGTTACCGGCAAACGCAGGAGTATCGTTCGTATAAACGACTGCGCGTCCAAGGGTCTTAGCGAGATATTCTCCTAATTTCTTGGTAACTTTTTTATCGTTCCCTGCGTGAGTCACTAATTCGCAAAGGATCATTTTGTACGGAGGGTTGAAGAAGTGAGTTCCGTAATAGTGTTTCTTTCCGTCTTCGTCAAAAGCATCAGCCAGACGAGCGATAGAAAGTCCGGAAGAAACCGTGGAAACGATTGTGCCGGGTTTACGAGCCTTAGCGATCCTCTTATTGATCGGCTCTTTTACTTCATAGCTTTCGGCGACGAGTTCGAAAACCCAATCGGATTCAGAAACAGCTTTTTCCAAATCTTGGTCATAAGAACCGGGAATTAATCTAGGACGGATCGTATCCGTTTTGATGGAAGAAATTGCTTTCTCGATCCCTTCTTTAGCTTTATTTACGTCCCGAGCCAGCATGTGAACTTTTGCCTTTCCAAAGGCTGCCACAATAGCTGCGGATCCGGCGCCCATAGTCCCATTAGCGCCAAGGACGGTTACGGTTTTGATTTCCCTCATGAATATACCAACATCTATAGGTTTTTTAGAGTTAATCCCTGTTTAAAACAGGACTTTGGGAGGGAAAGGCTTTTTTCGACCCCCAAATGCCTGCTTTAGCCGTTTTCTATAAGACTTTGTAGAACGGACGTTACGTTCGAAATAAACACTGTTTGCGAAAAATTTTTCGTTTTTCCTGTATTG
Above is a window of Leptospira semungkisensis DNA encoding:
- a CDS encoding 3-hydroxyacyl-CoA dehydrogenase family protein, which produces MREIKTVTVLGANGTMGAGSAAIVAAFGKAKVHMLARDVNKAKEGIEKAISSIKTDTIRPRLIPGSYDQDLEKAVSESDWVFELVAESYEVKEPINKRIAKARKPGTIVSTVSSGLSIARLADAFDEDGKKHYYGTHFFNPPYKMILCELVTHAGNDKKVTKKLGEYLAKTLGRAVVYTNDTPAFAGNRIGFQLINEAAIKAEEYSDKGGIALIDAIMSGYTGRAMAPLDTADFVGLDVHKAIVDNLYEMTKDAAHSTFKLPGYFQKLIDRGDLGRKSGQGLYKMTKTPEGKKEKLYYDIKGDLFVPVPKFDIPFIKEANRRMGEADYIGAMNIVKEAKGLEADIARYFIARYVSYSLSLVGEVVETKEMTDLAMGTGFNWAPASAFVDFLGGPKEAISLITKAKLPVPEILAKAKAGKPFYQLKDILDARSLFKG